The following proteins are co-located in the Delphinus delphis chromosome 5, mDelDel1.2, whole genome shotgun sequence genome:
- the LOC132425359 gene encoding neuropeptide Y receptor type 2-like has translation MKMGPLGAEADENQTVEEMKVEQFGPGHTTPRGELAPNSEPELIDSTKLIEVQIVLILAYCTIILLGVIGNSLVIHVVIKFKSMHTITNFFIANLAVADLLVNTLCLPFTLTYTLMGEWKMGPVLCHLVPYAQGLVVQVSTITLTVIALDRHRCIVYHLESKISKRISFLIIGLAWDISALLANPLAIFREYSLIEIIPDFETVACTEKWPGEEKSIYGTVCSLSSLLILYVLPLDIISVSYTRIWSKLKNHVTPGAANDHYHQRRQKTTKMLVCVVVVFAVSWLPLHAFQLAVDIDNQVLDLKEYKLIFTVFHIIAMCSTVANPLLYGWMNSNYRKAFLSAFFYEQRLDAIHSEVSVTFKAKKNLEATENNGPNDSFTEVTNV, from the coding sequence ATGAAAATGGGCCCATTAGGTGCAGAGGCTGATGAGAACCAGACAGTGGAAGAAATGAAAGTGGAGCAGTTCGGTCCAGGGCACACCACTCCTAGAGGGGAGCTGGCCCCTAACTCTGAGCCGGAGCTTATAGACAGCACGAAGCTGATTGAGGTACAGATCGTCCTTATATTGGCCTATTGCACCATCATCTTGCTTGGAGTGATTGGCAATTCCTTGGTGATCCATGTGGTGATCAAATTCAAGAGCATGCATACAATAACCAACTTTTTTATTGCTAATCTGGCTGTGGCGGATCTTCTGGTGAACACCCTGTGCTTGCCATTTACACTTACTTACACCTTAATGGGGGAGTGGAAAATGGGTCCTGTCCTATGCCACTTGGTGCCTTATGCCCAGGGCCTGGTGGTACAAGTGTCCACCATCACCTTGACAGTAATTGCCCTAGACCGGCATCGTTGCATTGTCTACCACCTGGAGAGCAAGATTTCCAAGCGAATCAGCTTCTTGATTATTGGTTTGGCTTGGGACATCAGTGCCCTGCTAGCAAACCCCCTGGCCATCTTCCGGGAGTATTCACTGATTGAGATTATTCCGGACTTTGAGACTGTGGCCTGTACTGAGAAGTGGCCTGGTGAGGAGAAGAGCATCTATGGCACTGTCTGCAGTCTTTCTTCCTTATTAATCCTGTATGTTTTGCCTCTGGACATTATCTCTGTTTCCTATACTCGTATCTGGAGTAAACTTAAGAACCATGTCACCCCTGGAGCTGCTAACGACCACTACCATCAGCGGAGGCAAAAAACCACCAAAATGctggtgtgtgtggtggtggtatTTGCAGTCAGCTGGTTGCCGCTCCATGCCTTCCAACTTGCTGTCGACATTGACAACCAAGTCTTGGACCTGAAGGAGTACAAACTTATCTTCACTGTGTTCCACATCATTGCTATGTGCTCCACCGTTGCCAACCCCCTTCTCTATGGCTGGATGAACAGCAACTACAGAAAGGCTTTCCTCTCAGCCTTCTTCTATGAGCAGAGGTTAGACGCCATTCACTCTGAGGTATCTGTGACATTCAAGGCTAAAAAGAACCTAGAAGCCACAGAGAACAATGGTCCCAATGATTCTTTCACAGAGGTTACCAATGTCTAA